One genomic region from Kiritimatiellia bacterium encodes:
- the carB gene encoding carbamoyl-phosphate synthase large subunit yields the protein MPRRNDIKKIMIIGSGPIIIGQACEFDYSGTQACKALREEGYKIVLVNSNPATIMTDPSMSDRTYIEPLTAESLEKIISLERPDALLPNLGGQTGLNLSSTLYKEGILEKYGVKIIGVQADAIERGEDRLVFKDTMKKLGIGLPQSEITRTIEEAETIAERLKYPVVVRPAYTMGGTGGGIAFNVEELRSIAMRGLAASIIHQVLIEEAVIGWEELELEVVRDQKNNKITVCFIENVDPMGVHTGDSFCVAPMLTVPERLQALMRDYAYRIVDAIGVVGGTNVQFAHNPQDDRLVVIEINPRTSRSSALASKATGFPIARISSKLAAGITLNEIPYWKGGALDQYSPAGDYVVVKFARWAFEKFPKAKDILGTQMKAVGEVMSIGKNFKEALQKSIRSLEIGRYGLGFGGNFHDLAAETIRERMSVPSSERIFLIYEALRKGMTIEEAHKITNIGTWFIRELKELVDYEETLLKFRWNTLPDKYLSKAKEWGFADKYLAKIFQVKEATVRKKRMELTGNARFEVVRVSGARDAAYYYSTYGKVPDLVPVSSRKKIMILGGGPNRIGQGIEFDYTCVHAAFTLRDEDYESIMVNCNPETVSTDYDTSDKLYFEPLTVEDVLAIHAKEKPDGVIVQFGGQTPLNIAGELKNNGVTILGTSVESIAFAEDRELFRQKMNELNILQTEGGTAKSLEEAVKIAKKIGYPLMVRPSFVLGGRGMQIIYDEETLIHYAREAIQISPEYPMLLDRFLEKAVETEVDAVSDGEKTFVAAVMEHIEHAGIHSGDSACSIPPRSLSAKHIKTIAEYTEKIARELKVVGLMNIQYAICDNKVYILEANPRASRTVPFVSKTTAIPLARIATLLMLGKKIDDFPELKSRVLPFVGVKEAVFPFNMFPGVDPTLGPEMKATGEVMGIDKTFEIAFYKAQEATGVKLPRDGNVLLTVADKDKPELLPIAAKLRDMGFKMLATEHTQAYLQKNGIEALLINKLHESRPNIPDAIKNNEIHLIINTPAGKESKLDDSYIRTMAIQYRIPYITTMAAAHASVDGMAAVKSRNIQPLALQDYHAELAR from the coding sequence ATGCCCAGAAGAAACGACATTAAAAAAATTATGATTATCGGCTCCGGCCCGATCATCATCGGCCAGGCATGCGAATTTGATTATTCCGGAACGCAGGCCTGCAAGGCCTTGCGCGAAGAAGGCTATAAAATCGTGCTGGTCAATTCTAATCCGGCCACCATCATGACCGACCCCAGCATGTCCGACCGCACCTATATTGAGCCTTTGACTGCGGAAAGCCTGGAAAAAATCATCTCCCTTGAGCGGCCGGACGCCCTCCTGCCCAACCTCGGCGGCCAGACCGGTCTCAACCTCTCGTCAACCCTGTATAAAGAAGGCATCCTGGAAAAATACGGCGTGAAAATCATCGGCGTTCAGGCCGACGCCATTGAGCGCGGCGAGGACCGGCTGGTCTTCAAGGACACGATGAAAAAGCTCGGCATAGGACTGCCGCAGTCGGAAATCACGCGGACGATTGAAGAGGCCGAAACGATCGCCGAACGGTTGAAATATCCCGTGGTGGTCCGCCCGGCCTACACCATGGGCGGCACCGGCGGCGGAATTGCTTTCAACGTGGAGGAATTGAGGAGCATCGCCATGCGCGGCCTTGCCGCCAGCATTATTCACCAGGTGCTGATTGAAGAAGCGGTCATCGGCTGGGAAGAGCTTGAGCTGGAAGTGGTGCGCGACCAAAAGAATAACAAAATCACCGTCTGTTTTATTGAGAATGTTGACCCGATGGGCGTGCATACCGGCGACAGTTTCTGCGTGGCCCCGATGCTGACCGTGCCGGAACGACTGCAGGCCCTCATGCGGGATTATGCGTATAGAATCGTTGACGCGATCGGAGTCGTCGGCGGCACGAACGTCCAGTTCGCCCATAACCCGCAAGACGACCGCCTGGTGGTCATTGAAATCAACCCGCGGACGTCGCGTTCCTCGGCCCTGGCCTCCAAGGCGACCGGCTTCCCCATCGCGCGCATTTCCTCAAAGCTCGCCGCCGGAATCACGCTGAACGAAATTCCCTACTGGAAGGGCGGCGCGCTGGACCAATACAGTCCGGCCGGCGATTACGTGGTGGTGAAATTTGCGCGATGGGCGTTTGAGAAATTTCCAAAGGCGAAAGACATTCTCGGCACCCAGATGAAGGCGGTCGGCGAGGTGATGAGCATCGGGAAAAACTTCAAGGAGGCCCTGCAAAAATCAATCCGCTCGCTTGAAATCGGCCGATACGGGCTTGGCTTCGGCGGCAATTTTCACGATCTCGCCGCGGAAACAATCCGGGAACGCATGAGCGTCCCGTCCAGCGAACGGATTTTCCTCATCTACGAGGCGCTCCGCAAAGGCATGACCATTGAAGAGGCGCATAAAATAACCAATATCGGAACGTGGTTCATCCGGGAACTCAAGGAACTTGTTGACTACGAAGAGACCCTGCTCAAATTCCGCTGGAACACGCTCCCGGACAAATATCTGAGCAAAGCCAAGGAATGGGGGTTTGCCGACAAATACCTGGCAAAAATCTTCCAGGTCAAGGAAGCAACGGTGCGTAAAAAACGGATGGAGCTGACGGGCAACGCCCGCTTTGAAGTGGTGCGGGTCAGCGGCGCCCGCGACGCGGCTTATTACTACTCCACCTACGGCAAGGTCCCCGATCTTGTCCCGGTTTCCTCCCGGAAAAAAATCATGATTCTCGGCGGCGGCCCGAACCGGATCGGACAAGGCATTGAGTTTGACTACACCTGCGTGCACGCGGCCTTCACCCTGCGCGACGAGGATTACGAATCCATCATGGTCAACTGCAACCCCGAGACGGTTTCCACGGATTACGACACTTCCGACAAGCTCTACTTTGAGCCGTTGACCGTTGAGGACGTTCTGGCCATTCACGCCAAGGAAAAACCCGACGGCGTCATCGTGCAGTTCGGCGGTCAGACCCCGTTGAATATTGCCGGCGAGCTTAAAAACAACGGCGTCACAATTCTGGGCACCAGCGTGGAGAGCATCGCCTTTGCCGAGGACCGAGAACTCTTCCGGCAGAAAATGAACGAACTCAACATCCTCCAGACCGAAGGCGGCACGGCCAAGTCGCTGGAAGAAGCCGTGAAAATCGCGAAAAAAATAGGCTACCCGCTGATGGTGCGCCCCTCTTTCGTGCTGGGCGGACGCGGCATGCAGATTATTTACGATGAGGAAACGCTCATCCATTACGCCCGCGAAGCAATCCAGATAAGCCCGGAATATCCCATGCTGCTGGATAGATTCCTGGAAAAGGCAGTGGAAACAGAGGTGGATGCCGTCTCGGATGGGGAAAAAACCTTCGTGGCCGCCGTCATGGAACATATTGAACACGCCGGCATCCATTCCGGCGACTCCGCCTGCAGCATCCCCCCGCGCAGTCTGAGCGCAAAACACATCAAGACAATCGCCGAATACACCGAAAAAATCGCGCGGGAATTAAAAGTCGTCGGGCTTATGAATATCCAATACGCGATCTGCGACAACAAAGTCTATATCCTGGAAGCCAATCCGCGCGCTTCGCGGACCGTCCCCTTCGTTTCCAAAACCACCGCCATCCCCCTGGCGCGCATCGCCACCCTGCTGATGCTGGGCAAAAAGATTGACGATTTCCCCGAGTTAAAAAGCCGTGTTCTGCCTTTTGTCGGCGTGAAAGAAGCGGTTTTCCCGTTCAACATGTTCCCCGGCGTTGACCCGACACTGGGTCCGGAAATGAAAGCAACCGGCGAAGTCATGGGGATTGACAAGACATTTGAGATCGCATTCTACAAAGCGCAGGAAGCAACCGGCGTGAAGCTTCCGCGGGACGGAAACGTTTTGCTGACCGTGGCCGACAAAGACAAGCCGGAACTGCTGCCCATTGCCGCAAAACTGCGGGACATGGGGTTTAAAATGTTAGCCACCGAACATACCCAGGCCTACCTGCAGAAAAACGGGATTGAGGCCTTGTTGATAAACAAACTGCACGAGAGCCGGCCGAATATACCCGACGCCATCAAAAACAATGAAATTCACCTTATCATCAACACGCCGGCCGGCAAGGAAAGCAAGCTGGATGACAGCTACATCCGGACCATGGCGATCCAATACCGCATTCCATACATCACCACCATGGCCGCCGCGCACGCCAGCGTGGACGGCATGGCGGCCGTAAAAAGCCGCAACATCCA
- a CDS encoding acetylxylan esterase has translation MIEHLYPHMVHECFVEKMRKLSAARNCQRAKIRTKDDVLRLRQAVRRKLAQSFGRFPEKTPLNPRITGKVERALYTIEKIIFESRPELFVTANLYIPAGLKDRAPCVLAPCGHSAVGKAEPKYQFFVQNLARKGYLVLIYDPLSQGERIQYPFREGRAHPEGCCQEHNMMGNQMSLIGEAFCKWRLWDGIRALDYLLSRPEADPARVGVTGNSGGGTLTTYLNAFDGRFTMAAPSCFITTYLCNLENELPSDSEQIPPNIIKYGLDIADFIVAQIPRPVLLLGQQNDFFDLRGLRKTYEELKRLYAIMGAGKDFELFVGPRDHGYFPENRRAMYVFFNKHSGVRADDRETGNVAEIPKRLACTPEGQVYKMGGKRVFDFTREHASRINRARKAVPAPDLAKIIRKVLAVENRPEVPYYRVLRPRGDDAKKYPCHSSFAVETEPGLQSVLHFFGKRYYFYCPQFKKAALYVPHVSSQADIAAGLAPASAQPLFALDVRGMGQTMALTCASDDFFAPYGSDYLYASYADMFGEPYLGRRVRDLMLTLNLLRDRGCREVHLMGRGLGALIAVFAACLHPLVKKITLKNTLLSYYELTQTPVNAWPLSFMPRDILHYFDLPDCYRALAAKHLKIIAPWNSRMDPLTGGRSRKRAKRA, from the coding sequence ATGATTGAACATCTTTATCCGCATATGGTGCACGAATGCTTTGTGGAAAAAATGCGAAAATTGTCGGCGGCGCGCAATTGTCAGCGCGCAAAAATCCGGACAAAAGACGATGTTCTGCGGCTCAGGCAAGCTGTCCGCCGCAAGCTGGCGCAGTCTTTCGGCAGATTCCCGGAAAAAACCCCGCTCAATCCGAGAATTACCGGCAAAGTTGAACGGGCGCTTTACACGATAGAGAAAATCATTTTTGAAAGCCGGCCGGAGCTGTTTGTTACCGCCAATCTTTATATCCCGGCCGGGCTGAAAGACAGGGCGCCGTGCGTGCTCGCGCCGTGCGGCCATTCGGCCGTCGGCAAGGCGGAGCCGAAGTACCAGTTTTTTGTCCAGAATCTCGCAAGAAAGGGTTATCTGGTTCTGATTTACGATCCCCTCAGCCAGGGGGAAAGGATCCAGTACCCGTTCCGGGAAGGCAGGGCTCATCCGGAAGGATGCTGCCAGGAACACAATATGATGGGCAACCAGATGTCGCTGATCGGGGAAGCTTTCTGCAAGTGGCGGCTCTGGGACGGCATCCGCGCTCTGGATTATCTCCTTTCGCGTCCCGAAGCCGACCCGGCGCGGGTCGGCGTGACCGGCAACTCCGGGGGCGGAACTCTTACCACCTACCTGAACGCTTTTGACGGCCGTTTTACCATGGCCGCGCCCTCGTGTTTCATCACTACTTATCTCTGCAATCTGGAAAACGAACTGCCTTCCGATTCGGAACAAATTCCGCCGAATATCATCAAATACGGCCTGGATATAGCCGATTTCATTGTTGCCCAGATTCCGCGCCCCGTCTTGCTGCTCGGCCAGCAGAATGATTTTTTTGACCTGCGCGGTCTGCGGAAAACATACGAGGAACTCAAACGGCTGTACGCCATCATGGGCGCCGGAAAGGATTTTGAACTGTTCGTCGGCCCTCGCGACCACGGTTATTTTCCGGAAAACCGGCGGGCGATGTATGTCTTCTTTAACAAGCATTCCGGGGTCAGGGCGGATGACCGGGAAACCGGGAACGTTGCGGAAATTCCGAAACGGCTGGCCTGCACGCCGGAAGGGCAGGTGTATAAAATGGGGGGAAAGCGGGTTTTTGATTTCACGCGGGAACATGCGTCCCGAATCAATCGGGCGCGCAAAGCTGTTCCCGCGCCGGATTTGGCGAAAATAATCCGCAAGGTGCTGGCGGTTGAAAATCGTCCTGAAGTTCCTTATTACCGTGTTTTGCGCCCGCGGGGGGATGACGCCAAGAAATATCCATGCCATTCATCGTTTGCGGTTGAAACCGAGCCGGGCCTTCAGTCCGTTTTGCATTTCTTCGGCAAGCGTTACTATTTCTATTGCCCGCAGTTCAAAAAAGCCGCGTTGTATGTCCCGCATGTATCCAGCCAGGCGGATATCGCCGCGGGGCTTGCGCCCGCTTCCGCCCAGCCGCTCTTCGCGCTTGACGTGCGCGGCATGGGGCAGACGATGGCGTTGACCTGCGCCAGCGATGATTTCTTTGCTCCGTATGGCAGTGATTATCTTTATGCCAGTTATGCCGATATGTTCGGAGAGCCATACCTCGGCCGGCGCGTTCGCGATCTCATGCTGACCCTGAATCTGCTGCGGGACCGGGGATGCCGGGAAGTGCACCTGATGGGCCGCGGACTTGGGGCTTTGATCGCCGTTTTTGCGGCCTGTCTCCATCCCCTTGTGAAAAAAATAACCCTGAAGAATACCTTGCTCTCATATTATGAGCTGACGCAAACGCCGGTTAATGCCTGGCCGTTAAGCTTTATGCCAAGGGATATTCTTCATTATTTTGATCTGCCCGATTGTTACCGGGCGCTGGCCGCCAAGCATTTGAAAATCATCGCGCCCTGGAACAGCCGGATGGATCCGTTGACCGGCGGCCGTTCTCGCAAGCGCGCCAAACGGGCGTGA